Sequence from the Onthophagus taurus isolate NC unplaced genomic scaffold, IU_Otau_3.0 ScKx7SY_15, whole genome shotgun sequence genome:
tttttttctcaatatttttccaatccaacccaagaattattatatatcattttaaaaagaaagctttgagctataatttagaataagtctcattccttaatttcagtaaatacggcttacaggaatttttaacttagcatctttttttgacacgtTTTGGccatacgaaaatgtaagttttatttcaacattttttttttctcaatatttttccaatctaacccaacaattattatacgacattaaagagaaagctttgagctttaatttagaataagtctcattcctcaatttcaataaatacgtcttccaggaatttttaaattagtatcttttttgacaattttaacttatacgaaaatgtaagttttgtttcaacattttttctctcAATATTTtgccaatccaacccaacaattattatacatcattttaaagagaaagctttgagctttaatttaaaataagtcttattgcttaatttcaataaatacagcttccaggaatttttaaattagcatctttttttgacatatttaggttatacgaaaatgtaagttttatttcaactttttttttctcaatatttttccaatccaacccaacaattattatacgtcattttaaagagaaagctttgagctttaatttagaataagtctcattccttaatttcaataaatacggcttccagaaatttttaaattagcatcttttttgacacttttaggttatacgaaaatgtaagttttgttacaacattttttttctcaatatttttccaatccaacccaacaattattatacatcattttaaagagataactttgagctttaatttaaaataagtcttattgcttaatttcaataaatacggcttccaggaatttttaaattagcatcttttttgatacttttaagttatacgaaaatgtaagttttgtttcaacatgttttttctcaatattttgccaatccaacccaacaattattatacatcattttaaagagaaagctttgagctttaagttagaataagtctcattctttaatttcaataaatacggcttccaggaatttttaaattagcatcttttttgacagttttaagttatacgaaaatgtaagttttgtttcaacattttttttctcaatatttttccaatccaacccaacaattattatacatcattttaaagagaaagctttgaacgttaatttagaataagtctcattctttaatttcaatagaTACGGctttcagaaatttttaaattagcatcttttttgacaattttaagttatacgaaaatgtaagttttgtttcaacattttttttctcaatatttttccaatccaacccaacaattattatacatcattttaaagagaaaagtttaagcttcaatttaaaataagtctcattctttaatttcaataaacacggcttccaggaatttttaaattagcatcttttttgacacttagattatgcgaaaatgttagtttttgatcagtatgttttttctcaatattctatCAGATTTTCGTTGTTCTATAGTTACAggtctgataaataaatattcaaatttactgCGTCCACGAAAACGTCGTAGCGCAAGTTCAAAATAAAGAGgaagttgtgaaaattgttctgccaaaGCTAGGAAGTTGGGCTTTCGTGTACATTGGCGAATTAACGACTGGCAGAAATTTCTGTGCTTGTTATAGTCTTTTGGTAATAAATCATGCACATGTGTAACGTGATAAGGACACAACTTAGCTTTTAGTTAAGATGTTGCAATATGTTGATGAGATTtgggttgatatgatattaattctAGAGCCTCAGCGAAACTTAGAGCAAAGAATTTATAATTACATCTGATTTTCGTGGAAATAACTAAGGTAGATTAAATCGATGTCGCTTCTAGCCATGTTTTAATAGTAAATATCACATTAACGTCTTCAGTTTAAAGTCAAAGTCTATCATGGGAGTCGAACACATGTCTTTGCTGTAGTGTTGCAGTACACGATGACTTTCGcgtgataaaattttattacgtatctttatatttatctttatgACTTATCTGAATTAACTTCTGCAGAAGAAGACAATTTTATCGACTTGTTTTGTGATAACAgtctaaaaacaaaatttagcaTCACGAAATTgacaaaatctttaatttcaataaaagattaatattttatacatatctttattagaattaatttaatttaattataatttttttatagagaTACATATACAACGACCAATTCTACAAACCGGGTGGTCCATTGTTCATCTTTTTGGGTGGCGAATGGGGTATCGACGAAGGTTACGTCCGAACCGGGCAAATGTTCGACATGGCCAACGAACACAACGGTTACATGTTCTACACCGAACACCGTTACTACGGGAAAAGTCAACCGGTCGAGGACTTCACCACCGAAAACTTAAAATTCCTCAGCTTGGACCAAGCGATCGCCGACGTCGCCTATTTCATCCAACACCAAAAATCGCACATAGAAGGAGCGGAAAACAGCAAGGTCGTCGTCGTTGGTGGCTCATACTCGGCTACAATGGCCACGTGGATTCGCAAAAAATATCCCCATCTCGTCGATGCAGCTTTAGCTTCGAGCGCGCCGCTTTTAGCCCAAGCTGATTTTAGTGGGTATTTCCAAGTTGTTGCTGATAATTTTAGGTTATCAAGCGATGAATGTATGGATACTATTACGGAAGGGATTCGAATGTTGGAGGGAAGTTTGGATAGCGTGGATGGGTTGGAGAATATGTCTTCGATGTTtgggtaaataaattaattcgagttaattaaaaaaaattaattaattaagttttgtaGTACTTGCAACACAATTGATGTTACAGAACCGGAACGTTCTTATTTCTTCAGTAGTTTAGCAATCCCCTTCGCTTATAACACCCAATATGCGCAACCAGGCGATATTGATGAAGCTTGTAAATCAATCTTAAGCACCAGCGGTTCCGCAGTCGAGAAATTAGCGGCTTATATTCGCAGCTTCTATGGAACCGCTTGCTTAAGTGATTACCAATTCCTCAttg
This genomic interval carries:
- the LOC111420349 gene encoding putative serine protease K12H4.7, whose translation is MKSFGFFLLLITIHLVNSQHFLQSLKHGPPKQTVFKKGSKAAVWGTIFQRVDHFNPIDLREWEMRYIYNDQFYKPGGPLFIFLGGEWGIDEGYVRTGQMFDMANEHNGYMFYTEHRYYGKSQPVEDFTTENLKFLSLDQAIADVAYFIQHQKSHIEGAENSKVVVVGGSYSATMATWIRKKYPHLVDAALASSAPLLAQADFSGYFQVVADNFRLSSDECMDTITEGIRMLEGSLDSVDGLENMSSMFGTCNTIDVTEPERSYFFSSLAIPFAYNTQYAQPGDIDEACKSILSTSGSAVEKLAAYIRSFYGTACLSDYQFLIDYNKNTTIRYGDSSRQWLYQTCTEYGFYQTGNQTTRPFGDFWLQMYIDMCQELFGAGEEILNTGIERTNLFYGALEPEVTRVVSVHGTVDPWHALGVLEDINEDAPVIVVEGTSHSADLSSISENDLPQLREAKLRVQQYIRQWIS